In Synechococcus sp. KORDI-100, a single window of DNA contains:
- a CDS encoding SulP family inorganic anion transporter, producing the protein MVQRSSSTLVSEWFDNPSKDLLSGLVVAFAMIPEAIAFSGIAGVDPQVGLFGAFCLSLTIAVVGGRRAMITSATGSTALLMTGLVSSGNAIGPGLGVQYLMVAGLVTGLLQILWGYLRLAYQMRFVPQGVLSGFVNALALLIFQAQLPQLGLDLHHSDASAALPHGGQIPVVWGLVALGLLIIYGLPRLTRVIPSQLVAIVVLTLISVGLNLDLPSVESLGKLPEGLPSFSIPFGEGGVPFNLETLGLVLPTALAISLVGLMETFLTQDILDDKTDITTDKNVEARGQGVANIVASLFGGMAGCALVGQSVMNVDNGGRTRLSTLFSGVSLLAMILLAGAWLKQIPMAALVAVMISIAVSTADLNGLRNLRRIPKSDTSVMLMTFAVTMLTTPHNLALGVVAGVALAGILFSRKVAKVIQVEAIDLNDEERLYKVKGQLFFVSKIYFIQGFDLHDHPQRITIDMASAHIWDQSGVAALDQVMRKFRIGGSEVNLVGLNEESQDLFERIGGQESAHA; encoded by the coding sequence ATGGTTCAACGATCCAGTTCCACGCTGGTGAGTGAATGGTTCGATAACCCCAGCAAGGACCTGCTGTCGGGCCTGGTGGTCGCTTTCGCCATGATTCCTGAGGCGATTGCTTTTTCCGGAATTGCCGGCGTTGACCCTCAGGTTGGTTTGTTCGGGGCTTTTTGCCTCTCTCTGACCATTGCCGTTGTCGGCGGACGCCGGGCAATGATCACCTCCGCAACGGGCTCAACCGCCCTTCTCATGACGGGCCTGGTGAGCTCGGGCAATGCAATCGGCCCAGGACTCGGTGTTCAGTACCTGATGGTGGCTGGTCTGGTGACAGGACTGCTGCAGATCCTTTGGGGCTATTTGAGGTTGGCCTATCAGATGCGTTTTGTGCCTCAGGGGGTGCTGAGCGGTTTTGTCAACGCTCTGGCGCTGCTGATTTTCCAGGCCCAGTTGCCGCAGCTGGGATTGGACCTGCATCACAGCGACGCGTCCGCCGCACTGCCTCACGGTGGCCAGATTCCTGTGGTCTGGGGCCTCGTGGCTCTCGGACTTCTGATCATTTACGGCTTGCCTCGACTCACCCGCGTCATACCGTCCCAGCTGGTGGCCATCGTGGTGCTCACCCTCATCAGCGTTGGCCTGAATTTGGATCTTCCCAGCGTTGAAAGCCTGGGCAAGCTGCCCGAAGGGCTGCCGTCCTTTTCGATTCCCTTCGGTGAAGGTGGGGTTCCGTTCAATCTCGAGACGCTTGGCCTGGTCCTCCCCACCGCCCTGGCGATTTCTCTGGTGGGTCTGATGGAGACGTTCCTCACCCAGGACATCCTCGATGACAAGACCGACATCACCACCGACAAAAATGTCGAGGCCCGTGGACAGGGTGTGGCCAACATCGTGGCGTCCTTGTTCGGCGGGATGGCTGGCTGCGCCTTGGTTGGGCAATCCGTGATGAATGTCGACAACGGTGGGCGCACCAGGCTGTCGACCTTGTTTTCAGGGGTCAGTCTGCTGGCCATGATTTTGCTGGCCGGCGCCTGGCTCAAGCAGATCCCGATGGCGGCCCTGGTGGCTGTGATGATCAGCATTGCAGTGAGCACCGCCGATCTCAATGGGTTGCGGAATCTTCGCCGTATCCCCAAGAGCGACACGTCGGTGATGTTGATGACCTTCGCCGTCACCATGCTCACAACACCCCACAATCTGGCTCTCGGCGTGGTCGCAGGTGTTGCCCTGGCCGGCATCCTCTTCAGCCGCAAAGTGGCCAAGGTGATTCAGGTGGAGGCCATTGATCTCAACGACGAGGAGAGGCTGTACAAGGTGAAGGGGCAGCTGTTTTTCGTCAGCAAGATTTATTTCATCCAGGGCTTCGACCTGCACGACCATCCCCAGCGAATCACCATCGACATGGCTTCAGCCCACATCTGGGATCAGAGCGGTGTGGCGGCCCTCGACCAGGTGATGCGCAAGTTCCGGATCGGCGGCTCGGAGGTGAATCTCGTCGGCCTCAATGAGGAGAGTCAGGATTTGTTTGAGCGGATTGGAGGTCAGGAATCCGCCCATGCCTGA
- a CDS encoding amino acid ABC transporter substrate-binding protein — MNCRGPIALVGAVAALSSLVAGCASLDAGDRSRLDLVKQRGELICGVSGKIPGFSFLKTDGGYEGLDVDVCRAMAAAFLGDADKVQYRPLTAPERFTALRSGEIDLLSRNTTQNLSRDSVGGNGVSFGPVVFHDGQALMVKKGSGFNSLDDLSGQAICVGSGTTTEQNLNDAFEARKLPYTPIKYQDLNQVVGGYAQGRCAAMTSDRSQLASARSGLPDPDQHVILEDSLSKEPLAPAVVGGDQSMADAMRWVVYALIEAEERGITQENLDKVLAEAEADPTQAALRRFLGVDGGLGSKLGLPDDFVVQIIRSTGNYGEIYERHLGADSAVVIPRGSNRLAEDGGLMVSPPFT; from the coding sequence ATGAACTGTCGAGGACCAATCGCCCTGGTCGGTGCCGTCGCAGCGCTGAGTTCACTGGTTGCTGGCTGCGCCAGCCTCGATGCTGGTGATCGTTCCAGGCTTGATCTCGTCAAACAGCGTGGTGAATTGATTTGCGGTGTCAGCGGCAAGATTCCAGGGTTCAGCTTCCTGAAAACCGATGGTGGCTACGAGGGTCTTGATGTCGATGTCTGCAGGGCTATGGCGGCTGCATTCCTGGGTGATGCCGACAAGGTTCAGTACCGTCCCCTCACAGCTCCGGAACGCTTCACGGCGCTTCGCTCCGGCGAGATCGACCTGCTGTCCCGCAACACCACCCAAAACCTGAGTCGCGATTCTGTCGGTGGCAACGGTGTCAGCTTCGGCCCCGTCGTCTTCCACGACGGTCAGGCCCTGATGGTGAAGAAGGGAAGTGGGTTCAACTCTCTGGACGACCTCAGTGGTCAGGCGATCTGTGTCGGTTCAGGCACGACCACAGAGCAGAATCTCAACGACGCCTTCGAGGCACGCAAGCTGCCCTACACCCCCATCAAATATCAGGATCTCAACCAGGTGGTGGGGGGGTATGCCCAGGGGCGTTGTGCTGCTATGACCTCGGATCGTTCCCAGCTGGCTTCGGCGCGTTCGGGGCTGCCGGATCCTGACCAACATGTCATCCTCGAAGACAGTCTCAGCAAGGAGCCTCTGGCCCCGGCTGTCGTGGGGGGCGATCAGTCCATGGCCGATGCCATGCGCTGGGTGGTGTATGCCCTGATTGAAGCGGAGGAACGGGGCATCACCCAGGAGAATCTCGACAAGGTTCTGGCCGAGGCTGAGGCTGATCCCACCCAGGCCGCGCTTCGGCGTTTTCTGGGCGTGGATGGCGGGCTGGGCAGCAAACTTGGTCTTCCCGATGATTTCGTGGTCCAGATCATTCGCTCCACAGGTAATTACGGCGAGATCTATGAGCGCCATCTCGGGGCTGACAGTGCGGTGGTGATTCCACGCGGAAGCAATCGTCTTGCGGAGGACGGTGGCCTGATGGTTTCGCCACCCTTCACCTGA